The Naumovozyma dairenensis CBS 421 chromosome 2, complete genome genome segment ACCTTAGAGTATAGAAAGGAACAGGACAGCTAATTGTAACACCAGCACCGCTGCTACCAATATTATTGCACAGACTATTGAAGTTTATTGTAAAGCAAGCCGATGATCGGATGCATTTGAAAAAGAGCGAATATTAagtagatatatatatatatggcGTTCTATGGAGTCCTTGGGAAAGTGGAAGTATCAGTGAGATTTCTTATACAAGGGCTATGCTATAAATTTCTATGCATTAATCATTTCGTTGCCCATAGCGACGATATTTCGGTCTATGGTAGGGTGCTTGGACTATAATGTTATGTGGCATCTCTCTCTCTGAGTtatcaatatcaagaaCTTCAAATCttcctttctttttattatatttctcCTTTATTAGTTCTCCAGAAAGAGTGTGTGTCtcaaataatgattgtTTAGCAACACCAGTAGAGGGAAAGAACCTGACGTACCCATGACCTTTCGGAGTAGAGTCCACCATTACCTCCTGTATCCTCTTAGATGTTTTCGGTCTAACGATTTTCGAGTTGTATTCATTCATTGTTGCAGAAGCAATAATCAAGTTATCAACAATCAGTAATTCATAATGTTCAATAATTAAATGGTGAAGTAGTAGTTGCTGGAAAGCAATTGGGATTAACATTAAGAAGGATACTTCAGAGAAAAATAGAAAGCATATGCCTATTGGagaaaatgatataaaGAGATTTACCATGAACTTGGAAGGATGCCATTTTTTCAGcttaaaataatattcttgaGCATCGGaagttatattattttcttttcgtCTGTCGAAAAGGAAACATTTGAGCATTGTCCAGATAGAACCTTTGGAAGCGTTTTcgaaataatattgattttgaGTTAACTCATTCAAAGGATGCCTTGTCAGATGTTTGGATTGCTGTAATAATTCGGGATCACAGTTAAATATCGAATATGATTTATAGTGATtcgaaaaaaatttgtaCGTCAAATATATGTTAAGTAATATTAAAATAGAACTTATCATGGTGATTATATAGTCGGCCGTCTTCAAAATACTCATATACCAAAAAGAGGAGATACTTATCTTCCTCTTACTTTCATCTAACGCATACTGTTTCAAAAAACTGTAACTTTTAAGTTTCTTCGATTTAGACAGATCAAAAGCATCTGATTTCTTGTGTATTTTATGATAGTTTGGATAAATGACATTATCTTGTAAAAACCTCATTATGAAGAATAGGAAAGTAAGTCCGTTACCAAATGGTTGGGCAATTGTCCTAGATTTTGCATCCCAATCGATGGCTTCTAAAGTTTCGTTCAGACTTATAAGAAGGTCAGAAGGCGACGtggtaaaaaaaaagagtGCCCTTCTAATAA includes the following:
- the NUR1 gene encoding Nur1p (similar to Saccharomyces cerevisiae YDL089W; ancestral locus Anc_2.368); its protein translation is MSFRTSRTRLAPINTLSNGVNIKTNKSSEEFLTDLYDDELEDPAYDKGNFIRRALFFFTTSPSDLLISLNETLEAIDWDAKSRTIAQPFGNGLTFLFFIMRFLQDNVIYPNYHKIHKKSDAFDLSKSKKLKSYSFLKQYALDESKRKISISSFWYMSILKTADYIITMISSILILLNIYLTYKFFSNHYKSYSIFNCDPELLQQSKHLTRHPLNELTQNQYYFENASKGSIWTMLKCFLFDRRKENNITSDAQEYYFKLKKWHPSKFMVNLFISFSPIGICFLFFSEVSFLMLIPIAFQQLLLHHLIIEHYELLIVDNLIIASATMNEYNSKIVRPKTSKRIQEVMVDSTPKGHGYVRFFPSTGVAKQSLFETHTLSGELIKEKYNKKKGRFEVLDIDNSEREMPHNIIVQAPYHRPKYRRYGQRND